TTGCCAAATGAAAAAGATCCATTTCCGAATTTCATAGGTAAAAAAGTTAATGTGTAAAGTTATTTCTCTAGCCTAATTTACAAGGATTAGGGTGATATTCAAACGATATTAAAGAGCTGTAGTTTTTTAAAATCAGATAAAAGATAAGTTTAGTAGCTAATTTCTACCTCCTGATTTCCCTTATTCTGCTGATAAAGGGTCCAGTATTGCTCAGCAATAGCATCAGGGTTATATCTGTCGTCGCTAAGTTGTACAAAGCCATTGACCGTGACAGTAGCTACATGAATGTTGTTGGGTTGTAGTAATTGGTGCAGGCTTTGCGCAAGGTTGCGAAGTGCTGCTTTGCCTAAGCCAAGAGAGCCATATTGAGGATTTGGCTCCGTAGCTAAGCCCCCTCCGGTAAAAAAGATTTTGCCGCCTCCTTTTTGTTTCATAAGCGGAACTACCGCCTGGCTGGCATTAAGAGCGCCTATTGTATTTACTTTAAAGTCATCTATCAACTGATGATCGCTGGCATTCAGCAGGTTAATTTGGCTTACTGCTGCTGCGTTATAAATGAGTACATCGGTAGGACCGAGCGACTCATGAATGTAGTTAATACTTTTGGTGAGTTCTTCTTTCTGAGAGGCATCAGCCAGATAATAATAAGCTTCTATACCATCACGATGTAGCTTCTTTTGTATTCGGTCCAGCTTATCATTGCTACGAGATACCATAGCTATGGTAAAATCTTCCTGACCAAAGCGGCGGGCGATTGCCATGCTTATGCCATCGCCCATGCCAATGATTGTAAGTATCTTGCTTTCAGACATTTTTAGCGTTCCTTTTGGTCAAGTAACTCATTTTTGTCAAACAGGTTTAAATCCTGAGGGATAATATCTGAAGGTTAAGAGTCTTGCCGCTTACTTTTAAAGAAATTGCTAAAAAATAGAAACTGGTACTGTACGGCATTATCCCAGTACGTCCAGTTGTGGCTACCCGGGCGCTCTATATAGTCGTGAGGAATATCTGCCTCCAGTAATTTTCGGTGAAGTTTGCGGTTAATCTCAAAGAAGAAATCATCTGTGCCACAGTCTACAATAATTTTTAACTGTTCGGGATCAATCTTTTCTACCATATTAACGACTGAAAGAGAATCCCAAAGGGTAGGGTTACTGGCATAAGAGCCAAGTTTTTCGGGAAGTTCCCAGCCCTGTATATTATAGGTAAGGTCTACACCACCACTCATACTTCCTGCTGCGCCAAAAGTATCCTGATGCCGTATTCCTAGAAAAAGCCCGCCGTGTCCTCCCATACTCAGGCCTGTTATGGCTCGTGAATTAGCTTTGGCTATAGTACGATAGTTTGTATCTACATACTTAACCACTTCTTCGGCAATGTGAGTTTCGTACTGGCTGTTCGGATCTTTAGGACTATCCAGGTACCAGCTATTGTAGCCTCCATCAGGCAGCACTACAATTACTTGATGCTGATTGGCCAGGGCAGGTATGCTCGTGGCTTTGGTTACCCAGCCCGAGTAGCTATCGCTATAGCCATGGAGTAGGTAAATGACCGGAAACGATTGCTCCGAGTTTTGGTAAGTGTCCGGTGTAACAACTATTGCCGGAATTTCTTTTTGCATAGCATCACTATACACTGCCACGGTATCAATACGGGCAGCATAGGCTACGCTCAGGTGTAACAAAAAAAAGCTGGCTAAGAGCCAGCTTCGTAATTTGATCATAATCGGTTAGCTCTTGGTTTTAGATCCGTTAAGGTACCAATTTTTACGGGTTCTCCACTCTCTACACTGTTACGAGCAGCTACCCCCAGCAATACCGACATAGCGCCATCCCTAGTGCCCGCAGACTGGCGGTATGGGTCGGCCATTTCAGGATTTTTGAAAATCTTATCCTTTAGGCGAGTGTCTCCACCTCCGTGTCCGCCACCAGCATGAGGAATTTTGATCAGCTCGGTTTTGCCAAAATTTTTGGTGAGCCTAAGTTCGTCATAATCTTGCATTTCCCAAGGCTGACTTTCCTGAATCCAGGCTTCCAGGCGTCCGCCGGTACCATTAAAGGCAATACGGTAGCCCTCGTAAGGAGAGTACGTAGTGAGTGAGTAGCTTACCTGCACATCGTTGGCATAACGGATAGAGGCTGCCATTTTATCGTAGATGTTCACATCTTTTCTCCACAAGCAGGCATCTCTGATGTAACCATCGTATTCTTCGTTGGCTACATAAAGATTCATGTAGTGTTCGTTTTTGGTGATGTCCCAATAGAAGTTACACTTATTCTTGTGCTCACAGCCTCTACACTTGTCGGAACGGAACTCATTGTTCATGCCATAGTGCTCCAGCTTACCATAGGCAAATACTTCTTCTGGCTCGGACTCCAGCCACCAGTTAAGCAGGTCAAAATGGTGGGTAGATTTATGAACGAAGAGGGTTCCACTGTGCTCACGTTCACCATGCCAGCGTCTGAAGTAAGAAGCACCGTGGTCGGTATTGAGGTACCAGTGAAAATCTACAGAGGTAATATCTCCAATAGCTCCCTCTCTCAACAGTTCGTATATTCTCTGGCGGTGGGGAGAGTAGCGGTAGTTAAAAGTTACTATCACGCTTTTACCGGTACTTCTTTCAGCGTCCAAAATAGCCTGTACTTTACGCTCATCGGTAGTCATAGGTTTTTCGGTGATAATATCCGCACCCATTTCCATACCTTTAATAATAAAGTCGTGGTGGGTAGCATCAACCGTAGTTACGATGAGTGTATCTGGCTTTTGCTCCTGCATCATTTGCTCAAAATTGATGTAGGTCTTACAGTCTACACCTATATATTTTTTTCCGTAAGCAAGACGTCCAGGGTTGGTGTCGCATAGACCCACAAACTCTACATTATCTTTATAGGCCTCGGCCACGCTTTTTCCCCACATACTGATACCGCGAACACCGGTTCCTACCAAAGCAATCTTCTTTTTAGCTTTAG
This window of the Porifericola rhodea genome carries:
- a CDS encoding SDR family NAD(P)-dependent oxidoreductase is translated as MSESKILTIIGMGDGISMAIARRFGQEDFTIAMVSRSNDKLDRIQKKLHRDGIEAYYYLADASQKEELTKSINYIHESLGPTDVLIYNAAAVSQINLLNASDHQLIDDFKVNTIGALNASQAVVPLMKQKGGGKIFFTGGGLATEPNPQYGSLGLGKAALRNLAQSLHQLLQPNNIHVATVTVNGFVQLSDDRYNPDAIAEQYWTLYQQNKGNQEVEISY
- a CDS encoding alpha/beta hydrolase; amino-acid sequence: MIKLRSWLLASFFLLHLSVAYAARIDTVAVYSDAMQKEIPAIVVTPDTYQNSEQSFPVIYLLHGYSDSYSGWVTKATSIPALANQHQVIVVLPDGGYNSWYLDSPKDPNSQYETHIAEEVVKYVDTNYRTIAKANSRAITGLSMGGHGGLFLGIRHQDTFGAAGSMSGGVDLTYNIQGWELPEKLGSYASNPTLWDSLSVVNMVEKIDPEQLKIIVDCGTDDFFFEINRKLHRKLLEADIPHDYIERPGSHNWTYWDNAVQYQFLFFSNFFKSKRQDS
- a CDS encoding Gfo/Idh/MocA family oxidoreductase, whose product is MDKKTNRRDFLATTGTAMAGTLMAPSLSAFARAPKAKKKIALVGTGVRGISMWGKSVAEAYKDNVEFVGLCDTNPGRLAYGKKYIGVDCKTYINFEQMMQEQKPDTLIVTTVDATHHDFIIKGMEMGADIITEKPMTTDERKVQAILDAERSTGKSVIVTFNYRYSPHRQRIYELLREGAIGDITSVDFHWYLNTDHGASYFRRWHGEREHSGTLFVHKSTHHFDLLNWWLESEPEEVFAYGKLEHYGMNNEFRSDKCRGCEHKNKCNFYWDITKNEHYMNLYVANEEYDGYIRDACLWRKDVNIYDKMAASIRYANDVQVSYSLTTYSPYEGYRIAFNGTGGRLEAWIQESQPWEMQDYDELRLTKNFGKTELIKIPHAGGGHGGGDTRLKDKIFKNPEMADPYRQSAGTRDGAMSVLLGVAARNSVESGEPVKIGTLTDLKPRANRL